The Pangasianodon hypophthalmus isolate fPanHyp1 chromosome 2, fPanHyp1.pri, whole genome shotgun sequence genome window below encodes:
- the brdt gene encoding bromodomain testis-specific protein yields the protein MNRNPPPPEYKNHKKPGRLTNQLQYLEKVVVRALWRHEFSWPFRHPVDAVQLNLPDYYTIIKNPMDLNTIKKRLENNYYWKALECIEDFNTMFTNCYMYNRPGDDIVLMAQALEKLFLEKVAEMPQDECEIIAVTNKAPLKGRRMSAAGLGKMRPQSPVSEVVFQQTVTVIPPEALHTISSTPLSAQLEAKLKKGVKRKADTTTPTAPVLTSSESSPCVSEPKVLKLYSRRGSGRPIKPPRKDLPESPQQHQVGRRAKLPERLKYCSGIMKEMFAKRHAAYAWPFYEPVDAVALGLHDYHDIIHQPMDLGTIKKKMDSREYTDALQFAADIRLMFSNCYKYNPPNHEVVAMARKLQEVFESRFAKIPDEPGPSAPSQHLAPKRGKNEQAESPSSSESSDSESSLSESSSDSEEDEEKRAQRLSILEEQLKAVREQLQLLTQTPLLKQKKKEKSKKEKRKKEKRKGGEVRKPAPEKVHKRSSSSKSSGRNIESKGYESEEEELAPPMSYEEKRRLSLDINKLPGDKLGKVVNIIKAREPMLRDTDPEEIEIDFETLKPTTLRALETFVMTCLRKKPKGPGQKNPQKPPKGEKTKEMGKQNASEELNSNKRTKAKSEFMAAEPKELALSSRLSESSSSSSSSDSSSSDSSSSDSSDSDSEQKPKKKNKAHGHGTKIKNKALKKSIALEMKESSKDPSEQATKPPAEEAKAPPALHSQLPPQPSRPSAKATPLVRKTWMTPLNLPSEQSPLPPTALPAADISTSFPSSPHTLITMLPKKSPPASCPHPPASPSWPRSPPSSFPAHSSPASASTDPTCPLPTAATVNPLLKAQQKGFPALLSPLSTPPGLPSSNSAAPMARNQPITKQECPSLSTPLANVKEDKGDPGVVGESFAQLHPMPGTKPTEDGEPHKSSQDHKPSMAKTEIVLKHADSWTSLGKMATLAPSAIRSSKESFQQFRKVAMEKEERERARKLQLEAGRERSGSDKSSLTQQLSKAKPEIQASRTELESAELPIMAAVLDQPKTPEPSTPTLCSMDREREMARKREQERRRREAMSGTIDMTMQHDIMATFEKNLD from the exons ATGAACAGGAACCCCCCTCCCCCCGAGTACAAGAACCATAAAAAACCTGGGCGCCTCACCAACCAGCTCCAATACCTGGAGAAAGTGGTGGTCAGAGCTCTGTGGAGGCATGAGTTCTCCTGGCCCTTCAGGCACCCTGTGGATGCTGTTCAGCTCAACCTGCCT GATTATTATACAATAATCAAAAACCCAATGGACTTGAACACCATCAAAAAACGTCTTGAAAATAATTACTATTGGAAGGCTTTGGAATGTATTGAAGACTTCAACACAATGTTTACAAATTGTTACATGTACAATCGG CCGGGAGATGACATAGTTTTGATGGCCCAAGCCCTTGAGAAGTTGTTTCTCGAGAAAGTAGCTGAAATGCCCCAGGACGAGTGTGAGATCATAGCAGTTACCAACAAGGCGCCTCTGAAAGGAAGGAGGATGTCTGCTGCAG GACTGGGGAAAATGCGGCCTCAGTCTCCTGTGTCTGAGGTTGTGTTTCAACAGACAGTGACTGTCATCCCTCCTGAGGCACTGCACACCATCTCATCCACGCCCCTGTCTGCGCAGCTTGAAGCCAAA ttaaaaaagggggtgaaaagaaaagcagacacCACAACCCCCACTGCCCCCGTCCTTACCAGCAGTGAGTCATCTCCCTGTGTCTCAGAACCGAAGGTGCTGAAGTTGTACTCACGGAGAGGCAGCGGGCGACCCATCAAACCACCACGTAAAGACCTGCCCGAGTCACCACAGCAGCACCAGGTGGGGCGCAGGGCCAAGCTCCCCGAAAGACTTAAATACTGTAGCGGTATCATGAAGGAGATGTTCGCCAAGAGGCACGCTGCCTACGCCTGGCCCTTCTATGAGCCCGTGGATGCTGTGGCACTCGGCCTGCATGACTATCATGATATCATCCATCAGCCCATGGATTTGGGCACCATTAAA AAAAAGATGGACAGTCGTGAGTACACAGACGCCTTGCAGTTTGCTGCAGACATTCGTCTTATGTTCTCAAATTGTTACAAATACAACCCACCGAACCACGAGGTTGTGGCTATGGCCAGAAAACTCCAG GAGGTTTTTGAGTCCCGCTTTGCTAAGATCCCAGATGAGCCGGGACCTTCGGCTCCTAGCCAGCACCTTGCGCccaaaagggggaaaaatgagCAAGCAGAAAGTCCATCCAGCTCTGAGAGCAGTGACTCGGAGTCTTCTTTGTCAGAAAGCTCGTCTGACTCtgaggaagatgaagagaaAAGAGCACAAAGACTGTCTATTCTGGAGGAACAG CTAAAGGCAGTGCGGGAGCAACTGCAATTACTGACCCAAACACCTTTGctgaagcaaaagaaaaaagagaagtcaaagaaggagaagagaaaaaaagaaaagcgaAAGGGTGGTGAAGTGCGGAAACCAGCCCCAGAGAAAGTGCACAAGAGGTCGAGTAGCAGCAAGTCATCAGG GAGGAATATAGAGAGCAAAGGGTACGAGTCTGAAGAAGAAGAGCTTGCTCCGCCCATGTCCTATGAGGAGAAAAGACGTTTGAGTCTGGACATCAACAAGCTGCCTGGAGACAAACTAGGCAAAGTGGTGAATATCATCAAGGCCAGAGAGCCTATGCTTAGAGACACAGACCCTGAAGAGATTGAGATTGACTTTGAGACACTCAAACCAACTACGCTCCGAGCTCTGGAGACATTTGTCATGACCTGCCTCAGGAAGAAGCCTAAGGGGCCTGGCC AGAAAAACCCCCAAAAACCCCCCAAAGGTGAAAAGACAAAGGAGATGGGGAAACAGAATGCCAGCGAAGAGCTGAACTCGAACAAGAGGACCAAAGCAAAGA GTGAATTTATGGCAGCAGAGCCCAAGGAGCTAGCGCTCTCTTCCCGCCTTAGTGAGAGCAGCAGTTCCTCCTCCAGTTCTGACAGCAGTAGTTCTGACTCTAGTTCTTCTGATAGCAGTGACTCTGACTCAG AGCAGAAAcctaagaagaaaaacaaagcccATGGTCATGGcaccaaaattaaaaacaag GCGTTGAAGAAGAGCATTGCCCTTGAGATGAAGGAGTCCTCTAAAGACCCGTCTGAGCAGGCCACCAAGCCACCTGCTGAGGAGGCCAAAGCGCCGCCAG CTCTGCACAGCCAGCTACCTCCTCAGCCTTCCAGACCCAGTGCCAAAGCCACTCCTCTAGTTCGAAAGACCTGGATGACCCCCCTAAATCTGCCCAGTGAGCAGAGCCCCTTGCCTCCCACTGCCCTTCCTGCCGCAGACATCTCCACCTCCTTTCCGTCCTCCCCACATACCCTCATTACAATGCTACCCAAAAAGTCTCCACCCGCATCCTGCCCACATCCACCTGCTTCACCCAGTTGGCCTAGGAGTCCGCCAAGTTCCTTCCCTGCCCATAGTTCCCCAGCATCTGCTTCCACAGACCCAACATGCCCCCTCCCAACTGCTGCCACTGTAAATCCTCTGCTTAAGGCTCAGCAGAAAG GTTTCCCTGCTCTCCTTTCTCCACTATCCACTCCTCCTGGACTGCCCTCCTCAAACTCTGCAGCACCTATGGCAAGAAACCAGCCCATCACTAAGCAGGAG TGTCCCAGTTTGTCCACCCCATTGGCAAATGTGAAGGAAGATAAGGGAGACCCAGGTGTAGTGGGAGAGTCCTTTGCTCAGCTGCACCCAATGCCTG GGACTAAACCCACAGAAGATGGTGAACCGCACAAATCCAGCCAAGATCACAAGCCCAGCATGGCTAAAACG GAAATTGTTCTGAAGCATGCAGACTCCTGGACAAGCCTGGGCAAGATGGCCACTCTTGCTCCCTCTGCCATCCGGTCATCCAAGGAGAGTTTCCAACAATTCCGCAAAGTTGCCATGGAGAAGGAGGAGCGAGAAAGGGCACGTAAGCTCCAGCTGGAGGCTGGCCGAGAGAGGAGTGGCTCAGACAAAAGCAG CCTGACGCAGCAGCTTTCTAAGGCCAAACCAGAGATCCAGGCTTCCAGGACAGAGTTGGAGTCTGCAGAGCTTCCCATTATGGCAGCCGTCTTAGACCAACCTAAAACGCCAGAACCTTCTACTCCTACCCTGTGCTCCATGGACCGTGAAAGAGAGATGGCACGcaagagagagcaggagagacgCAGACGGGAAGCT ATGTCTGGAACCATTGACATGACCATGCAGCATGACATCATGGCCACCTTTGAGAAGAATCTCGACTGA